In Alteromonas macleodii, the sequence AAATGTAGCGAGTTTAAACGACTTGCTTAACTCTCAATTCTTTAGGAACAGCAAATTCTACGTTCTCTTCGCGCCCGGAACGCTCAGAAGCCGAAACTGCGCCCCATGCTTTAAGCTTATTTACTACACCTTGCACCAAGACTTCAGGGGCAGAAGCACCTGCGGTAACGCCAATATGCTCTACGCCTTCTAGCCATTCTTCTTGGATGCAATTAGCGTCGGCAATCAAATAGGCTTTAGCGCCAATTTTTTCAGCCAGTTCGCGAAGACGGTTCGAGTTTGAGCTATTCTGTGCCCCAACCACCAATAGAACCTGACAGTCTTGCGATAAGTCGCGCACTGCGTCTTGGCGATTCTGTGTTGCATAGCAAATATCGTCTTTTCTAGGGCCGTTGATTTTAGGAAACTTAGCGCGAAGGGCATCAATTACATCGGCGGTGTCATCAACAGATAACGTAGTTTGGCTGCAATAATAAAGATTTGCAGGGTCTTTAACTTCAAGCGTCGCAACATCAGCTTCAGACTCTACTAAATAGATACCGCCTTCTTCATTGCTATACTGACCCATGGTGCCCTCTACTTCAGGGTGACCAGCATGACCAATCAAGATGCACTCAGTACCTGTTTTGCTAGCACGAGTAACTTCCATATGTACTTTAGTAACCAAGGGGCACGTGGCGTCAAAGACCTTGAGACCACGACTTTCTGCTTCTTTTCTTACCGCTTGCGATACGCCATGGGCAGAAAATATTACTATGCTGTCGTCTGGTACTTCGTGAAGTTCATCCACAAATAACGCTCCACGCTCACGTAGCCCATCTACCACAAATTTATTGTGTACCACTTCGTGGCGCACATAAATTGGCGGCTCAAACATTTCAAGCGCTCGCTCAACTATTGTGATAGCTCTGTCT encodes:
- the ispH gene encoding 4-hydroxy-3-methylbut-2-enyl diphosphate reductase, which gives rise to MQIHLANPRGFCAGVDRAITIVERALEMFEPPIYVRHEVVHNKFVVDGLRERGALFVDELHEVPDDSIVIFSAHGVSQAVRKEAESRGLKVFDATCPLVTKVHMEVTRASKTGTECILIGHAGHPEVEGTMGQYSNEEGGIYLVESEADVATLEVKDPANLYYCSQTTLSVDDTADVIDALRAKFPKINGPRKDDICYATQNRQDAVRDLSQDCQVLLVVGAQNSSNSNRLRELAEKIGAKAYLIADANCIQEEWLEGVEHIGVTAGASAPEVLVQGVVNKLKAWGAVSASERSGREENVEFAVPKELRVKQVV